One segment of Manihot esculenta cultivar AM560-2 chromosome 4, M.esculenta_v8, whole genome shotgun sequence DNA contains the following:
- the LOC110613111 gene encoding photosystem I subunit O, translating to MATTFPTSSTSTVVGLGSSSLSSRSPISSPKRVSLSSGFVKSAVTERNLLRQTGANGGKFMCFERDWLRKDLNVIGFGLIGWLAPSSIPAIDGKSLTGLFFESIGTELAHFPSPPPLTSQFWLWLITWHLGLFLCLTFGQIGFKGRTEDYF from the exons atggcAACTACATTTCCTACCTCTTCAACTTCAACTGTGGTTGGGCTGGGCAGTAGCTCACTGTCATCTCGTAGTCCCATTTCTTCACCCAAGAGAGTCTCCCTTAGCTCAG GGTTTGTGAAATCAGCAGTGACAGAAAGAAACCTACTGAGACAAACAGGTGCTAATGGAGGAAAGTTCATGTG CTTTGAGAGGGATTGGCTGCGAAAGGACCTGAATGTGATAGGGTTTGGGTTGATAGGGTGGCTAGCTCCTTCAAGCATACCAGCCATCGATGGGAAGAGCTTGACTGGTCTCTTCTTCGAGAGTATTGGCACTGAGCTTGCCCACTTCCCCTCTCCTCCTCCTCTCACTTCTCAGTTCTG GTTGTGGTTGATCACATGGCACTTGGGGCTGTTCTTGTGCCTGACCTTTGGGCAGATTGGGTTCAAAGGAAGGACTGAGGACTACTTTTAA